From Aspergillus fumigatus Af293 chromosome 5, whole genome shotgun sequence, a single genomic window includes:
- a CDS encoding dipeptidyl peptidase III: MREPEIFQLSVAAAFEGLTSKEQLYAHHTARIILRQVSPEATDIFDFIMALHHSCDGQWEHLARRAQVDMTEVEKFLDYAAVFLSQILEITLALEIRSSTLMSHLMTWRSWRTVILLQLNYLLGVPSDTSQSTYYLGEGTLDNMDEVSAVSKLVELLYIFPENTRLRKSVTAEGEISRRTYDILQASIDEDEATLQEPDDQSAHCTRIRLIRGDHKEELKKINQSLSEAMKYAANCEQQKLLSGIAESFASGDLNAYRQAQRVWVKDKAPKIETVFGFVEPYRDPLGVRAEFEGILPWAEGYEESNRKGPFEKELFDIPDFASVQILAYCSSLVFPGINLPNYNDIRQEDGFKNIIFANRMIAESQRARGIHMIHESERKVFQEHRFTAYYIWVVLHEILGHGTSKLLQEDSQGHFNFDREHPPLNPLTGKPIDSWYGPGETWTGVFTDLSTTVDECRAELAGAYLIDVAEILQLFGCTVDSKIKPADVVYNLFQQLGVDGLRALENYNPSTKKWGQAHSRAHFGMLQHMLQSQNLTIRVNRFLLQEGKASLGRMLLRLHIYRCTADMRSCREFYEDLTTVHEEALGWREVVLMKKDPPLAFCHANTFLQGDRVILREYEPTVRGLIQSWAERDL; this comes from the exons ATGCGTGAGCCCGAGATATTTCAGCTTTCGGTAGCGGCCGcctttgaaggcctcaccAGCAAAGAGCAGCTCTACGCCCACCACACGGCCAG AATTATTCTTCGACAAGTGTCTCCAGAAGCCACTGATATTTTCGATTTCATCATGGCCCTTCACCACAGTTGTGATGGTCAATGGGAACACCTAGCAAGGAGAGCGCAAGTGGATATGACTGAAGTGGAAAAGTTCCTTGATTATGCAGCGGTTTTTCTCTCTCAAATATTGGAAATTACTTT GGCTCTGGAGATCAGAAGTTCCACCCTGATGTCTCACCTGATGacctggagaagctggcgaaCGGTGATCCTACTACAGCTGAATTATCT TCTGGGTGTCCCGAGTGACACCTCCCAAAGCACGTATTATCTTGGAGAAGGGACCCTTGACAATATGGACGAGGTCTCCGCCGTGTCCAAGTTGGTGGAATtgctatatatatttccTGAAAATACTagattgaggaagagcgTCACCGCGGAGGGTGAGATCTCGCGCCGAACATATGATATCCTGCAAGCCTCAAtagacgaagatgaagccaCCCTTCAGGAACCCGATGATCAGTCTGCCCATTGCACTAGAATCCGCTTGATTCGCGGTGACCACAAAGAAGAACTcaagaagatcaatcagAGTCTGAGCGAGGCTATGAAGTACGCAGCCAATTGCGAACAGCAGAAACTGCTCTCAGGCATTGCAGAAAGCTTTGCTTCTGGCGACCTCAATGCATACCGGCAAGCACAAAGAGTCTGGGTCAAGGACAAGGCCCCCAAGATAGAGACTGTGTTTGGATTTGTCGAGCCGTACAGAGATCCCCTTGGCGTCCGTGCTGAGTTTGAGGGTATC CTCCCTTGGGCGGAAGGGTATGAGGAGAGCAACAGAAAAGGCCCATTTGAGAAGGAACTCTTTGATATTCCTGATTTTGCCAGCGTTCAGA TTCTGGCTTATTGCTCGAGCCTGGTGTTTCCCGGGATCAATCTTCCAAAT TACAATGACATCAGACAAGaagatggcttcaaaaacaTTATCTTTGCTAACCGCATGATCGCAGAAAGTCAACGAGCCAGGGGCATACATATGATCCATGAATCAGAGCGCAAAGTATTCCAGGAGCACCGCTTTACAGCATACTACATTTGGGTAGTTCTCCATGAGATCCTGGGGCATGGCACGAGCAAGCTCCTTCAAGAGGACTCCCAGGGGCATTTCAACTTTGACAGAGAGCACCCGCCGTTGAACCCACTCACTGGAAAGCCAATTGACAGTTGGTATGGCCCAGGGGAAACCTGGACAGGGGTTTTCACAGATTTATCAACAACTGTGGATGAGTGTCGCGCTGAACTGGCTGGTGCTTATCTGATCGACGTTGCTGAGATCCTGCAGCTTTTCGGATGCACTGTAGACAGCAAGATCAAACCTGCTGACG TGGTCTATAatctcttccagcaactCGGAGTTGATGGACTGCGAGCGCTCGAGAATTACAACCCATCCACCAAG AAATGGGGTCAAGCACACAGCAGG GCACATTTCGGTATGCTCCAACACATGCTTC AGAGTCAGAATTTGACAATTCGAGTCAATCGATTCCTTCTTCAGGAAGGCAAGGCTTCTCTTGGCCGGATGCTTCTCCGCTTACATATCTACCGCTGTACAGCGGACATGCGCAGCTGCCGCGAGTTCTACGAAGATCTGACTACAGTCCATGAGGAGGCTTTGGGGTGGAGGGAAGTGGTACTCATGAAGAAGGACCCGCCATTGGCATTTTGCCATGCAAATACATTTCTACAAGGAGACCGTGTCATCTTGAGGGAATATGAACCTACTGTTCGTGGGCTCATCCAAAGCTGGGCTGAGAGGGATCTCTAG